The following proteins come from a genomic window of Leopardus geoffroyi isolate Oge1 chromosome A3, O.geoffroyi_Oge1_pat1.0, whole genome shotgun sequence:
- the NKX2-4 gene encoding homeobox protein Nkx-2.4 → MSLSPKHTTPFSVSDILSPIEETYKKFGGAMDGAPPGLGAPLGAAAAAAYRTPPLGPSSQAAAVAGMQPPHAMAGHNAAAAAAAAAAAAAAAATYHMPPGVSQFPHGAMGGYCNGGLGNVGELPAYTDGMRGGAAAAATGWYGANPDPRYSSISRFMGPSAGVNVAGMGSLTGIADAAKTLAPLHAAAAAPRRKRRVLFSQAQVYELERRFKQQKYLSAPEREHLASMIHLTPTQVKIWFQNHRYKMKRQAKDKAAQQLQQEGGLGPPPPPPPSPRRVAVPVLVKDGKPCQNGAGTPTPGQAGPQPPAPTPAPELEELSPSPPALHGPGGGLAALDAAAGDYGGGVLGANLLYGRTW, encoded by the exons ATGTCGTTGAGCCCCAAGCACACGACGCCCTTCTCCGTGTCCGACATCCTGAGCCCCATCGAGGAGACCTACAAGAAGTTCGGCGGCGCCATGGACGGCGCGCCGCCCGGCCTGGGGGCGCCCCTGggggccgcggccgccgccgcctaCCGCACGCCGCCGCTCGGCCCCTCCTCGcaggcggcggcggtggcgggcATGCAGCCGCCGCACGCCATGGCGGGCCACAacgctgcggcggcggcggcggcggccgcagcCGCGGCCGCGGCGGCCGCCACCTATCACATGCCGCCGGGCGTCTCGCAGTTCCCGCACGGCGCCATGGGCGGCTACTGCAACGGCGGCCTGGGCAACGTGGGCGAGCTGCCCGCCTACACCGACGGCATGCGGGGCGGCGCGGCCGCCGCGGCCACCGGCTGGTACGGCGCCAACCCGGACCCGCGCTACTCGTCAA tctccaggTTCATGGGGCCATCCGCGGGCGTGAACGTGGCCGGCATGGGGTCGCTGACGGGCATCGCGGACGCAGCCAAGACCTTGGCGCCGTTGcacgcggcggcggcggcgccgcgAAGGAAGCGCCGCGTGCTCTTCTCGCAAGCGCAGGTCTACGAGCTGGAGCGGCGCTTCAAGCAGCAGAAGTACCTGTCGGCGCCCGAGCGCGAGCACCTGGCCAGCATGATCCACCTGACGCCCACGCAGGTCAAGATCTGGTTCCAGAACCACCGCTACAAGATGAAGCGGCAGGCCAAGGACAAGGCGGCGCAACAGCTGCAGCAGGAGGGCGGCctggggccgccgccgccgccgccaccgtcCCCGCGCCGCGTGGCGGTGCCCGTGCTGGTCAAGGACGGCAAGCCGTGCCAGAACGGTGCCGGCACTCCGACACCCGGCCAGGCCGGACCGCAGCCGCCGGCCCCGACGCCGGCGCCCGAGCTCGAAGAGCTGTCGCCCAGCCCGCCAGCGCTGCACGGCCCGGGAGGCGGTCTGGCGGCCCTGGACGCGGCGGCAGGGGACTACGGCGGCGGCGTGCTCGGCGCCAACCTGCTCTATGGCAGGACGTGGTGA